A section of the Alkalihalobacillus sp. LMS39 genome encodes:
- a CDS encoding CBS domain-containing protein, protein MEHLRDVMTTNVEYCTPVDNVFEVAVKMKELNVGAIPICEEKQLMGMITDRDIVIRGVAEKRPNSTQVTEIMSENLITATPDMSIDEAAKMMAEKQIRRLPIVENNQLVGIVALGDLAVHTSSSDEAGFALSEISERPEVHH, encoded by the coding sequence ATGGAACATTTACGCGATGTTATGACTACAAATGTTGAATATTGTACACCTGTCGATAATGTATTTGAAGTCGCTGTTAAGATGAAAGAATTAAATGTTGGTGCCATCCCGATATGTGAAGAGAAACAGCTTATGGGTATGATTACAGATAGAGACATCGTTATTCGTGGTGTGGCCGAAAAACGTCCAAATTCTACTCAAGTAACTGAAATTATGAGTGAGAATTTAATTACGGCAACACCTGATATGTCTATTGATGAAGCGGCTAAAATGATGGCAGAAAAACAAATCCGCCGTTTACCGATTGTGGAAAACAATCAATTAGTAGGGATTGTGGCTCTTGGTGATTTAGCGGTTCATACAAGTTCAAGTGATGAAGCTGGTTTTGCGCTTAGTGAAATATCTGAACGTCCAGAAGTTCATCATTAA
- a CDS encoding YugN family protein: MKFESIGLGDKEFKFSTLQHAAESAGFIHAGQWDYERVTFDYKMASTEHNVTYFLRVHAYAIEGDIPSPDAKVKLLDPILGKHYYPHGVEYENEEFPNTIVTKSKQKLELLKEKLDQ, from the coding sequence ATGAAGTTTGAATCAATTGGTTTAGGTGATAAAGAATTTAAATTTTCAACATTGCAACACGCTGCTGAGTCTGCTGGGTTTATCCATGCAGGGCAATGGGATTATGAGCGAGTGACATTTGATTATAAAATGGCTTCGACTGAACATAACGTTACATATTTTTTACGTGTTCACGCTTATGCAATTGAAGGTGATATTCCTTCACCAGATGCTAAAGTGAAACTTCTTGATCCAATTTTAGGGAAGCATTACTATCCACATGGTGTCGAGTATGAAAACGAGGAGTTTCCAAATACAATTGTCACAAAAAGCAAGCAAAAGCTTGAACTGCTTAAAGAAAAATTAGATCAATAA
- a CDS encoding Asp23/Gls24 family envelope stress response protein — MKVIVKILEDGHLYMSEQIVLDLCEHVLEEMKPKLQLLPLLKDQVKTWIRKDFKNGIEISIHDNQLHILAKVSILNGECLPTLIQTFQSLVISELEEMTGFKVGSIDVKVEAVHFQS; from the coding sequence ATGAAAGTGATTGTGAAAATTTTAGAGGATGGACACTTGTACATGAGCGAGCAAATTGTTTTGGATTTATGTGAGCATGTTTTAGAGGAAATGAAGCCTAAATTACAATTGCTCCCTCTATTAAAAGACCAAGTAAAAACATGGATTCGAAAAGACTTTAAAAATGGAATCGAAATTTCCATTCATGATAATCAGCTACACATACTTGCGAAAGTCTCTATTTTAAATGGTGAATGTTTGCCAACATTGATTCAAACGTTTCAATCACTAGTGATTTCTGAACTTGAGGAAATGACAGGTTTTAAAGTTGGCTCAATCGATGTTAAAGTAGAAGCCGTACATTTCCAATCATAA
- the ytvI gene encoding sporulation integral membrane protein YtvI codes for MSYIFSKRILFTILAIIALIIIGYYVLPVSVPLLLAFFTALVLTPFVELLLKKAKMKRNIAVMLVFVLFVCFIGLSGYFIVTKAVTQGVQLVENLPTYINDINRAWIDFQKNLEDSYEDLPPDLVYEINAQVSSYLTTLRRDIGDRNLIDDITSLVTKIPAYLVQFIVYLIALFLFMLELPRLKVKLYSYFSEKTADRVNFMVSRLMYVISGFIKAQFLVSIVIFAVSLIGLLIIVPELALLMAFIIWIIDFVPIIGSIAILGPWALFHLFTGDIALGSQLLILAGILLVIRRTVEPKVMGQHIGLSPLATLIAMYIGLMLFGVMGFIIGPLLVIAFTSAKEAGIIKMNFKI; via the coding sequence TTGTCCTATATATTCTCAAAACGTATACTCTTCACCATACTAGCAATTATTGCGCTCATTATTATTGGATATTATGTTTTGCCAGTTTCTGTCCCACTTCTTTTAGCTTTTTTTACAGCACTTGTTCTCACACCATTCGTTGAACTCCTTCTAAAAAAAGCAAAAATGAAGCGAAATATAGCTGTCATGTTGGTCTTTGTATTATTTGTATGCTTTATTGGGCTTAGTGGTTACTTTATCGTGACTAAAGCCGTTACTCAGGGAGTGCAACTCGTTGAAAACCTTCCGACTTATATAAATGATATTAATCGAGCTTGGATAGATTTCCAAAAAAATCTTGAAGACAGCTATGAAGATTTACCCCCTGATCTCGTATATGAAATTAATGCACAAGTTAGTTCGTATTTAACAACACTTCGCCGCGATATTGGCGACCGAAATTTAATCGATGATATCACATCACTCGTAACAAAAATACCTGCATACCTTGTTCAATTTATTGTTTATTTAATTGCTTTGTTTTTGTTTATGCTGGAACTACCAAGGCTAAAAGTGAAATTATATTCTTATTTCTCAGAGAAAACAGCAGATCGTGTTAATTTTATGGTGTCACGACTAATGTATGTTATATCTGGCTTTATTAAAGCACAATTTTTAGTCAGTATTGTTATATTTGCGGTTTCCTTAATTGGATTGCTTATCATCGTTCCAGAACTCGCCCTTTTAATGGCGTTTATTATTTGGATTATCGATTTCGTTCCAATCATAGGGTCGATTGCCATACTCGGACCTTGGGCACTCTTTCATTTATTTACAGGTGACATTGCTCTTGGATCACAACTTTTAATTTTAGCCGGAATTTTGCTTGTCATTAGAAGAACGGTTGAACCAAAAGTAATGGGCCAACATATCGGCTTGTCACCATTAGCGACTTTAATTGCAATGTATATTGGATTGATGTTATTTGGGGTAATGGGCTTCATTATCGGTCCATTACTTGTGATTGCTTTTACTTCAGCAAAAGAAGCTGGCATCATAAAAATGAACTTTAAGATTTAA
- a CDS encoding GNAT family N-acetyltransferase translates to MEITTITEQDYPQLSKLMISLGYPTTKEEMETRLTTISKHPDYETFIAKQNQQIVGMVGVCHQLAYEKNHTYVRIISMVVEENYRKQGIGKKLIEVVEHWAKGKGAHAIVLNSGNRKERKIAHLFYQKLGFIGKSTGYYKVIL, encoded by the coding sequence TTGGAAATTACTACGATTACGGAACAAGATTATCCACAGCTTTCTAAGCTAATGATTAGTTTAGGATACCCTACAACAAAAGAAGAAATGGAAACAAGATTAACTACAATTTCAAAACATCCTGATTATGAAACCTTCATAGCCAAACAAAATCAACAAATTGTTGGTATGGTTGGGGTGTGTCACCAGTTAGCTTATGAAAAAAATCATACATATGTCAGAATCATTTCCATGGTTGTGGAAGAAAACTATCGTAAGCAAGGAATTGGGAAAAAGCTAATTGAAGTGGTGGAACATTGGGCCAAAGGAAAAGGAGCCCATGCTATCGTCCTTAATAGTGGCAATCGCAAGGAAAGAAAAATTGCCCATTTGTTTTATCAAAAACTTGGATTCATCGGTAAAAGTACAGGATACTATAAAGTTATTTTATGA
- a CDS encoding DUF420 domain-containing protein gives MSEYTGLAKKRNYKPLIIILTIIINGVVVLLSRIPPVEGFDLFDVRILPMMNAIFNTFTFFFLLIALVAIIKKNVTLHRRFIYAAFITTTLFLVTYIGHHLLTTSTPYGGDGWLKGVYYFILITHIVLAAVIVPLALTAVARAWNGENERHRKLARWTMPLWLYVSLTGVLVYLMISPYY, from the coding sequence ATGTCAGAATATACTGGACTAGCAAAAAAACGGAATTATAAGCCATTAATTATTATATTAACGATTATTATAAACGGTGTTGTTGTTCTTTTATCTCGCATCCCACCGGTTGAAGGTTTCGATTTATTTGACGTTCGTATTTTGCCAATGATGAACGCGATATTTAATACCTTTACCTTTTTCTTTTTATTGATTGCTCTGGTTGCCATTATTAAGAAAAATGTCACCTTACATCGAAGATTTATTTACGCAGCTTTTATTACAACAACATTATTTTTAGTCACATATATAGGGCACCACTTATTAACGACATCGACGCCTTATGGCGGAGACGGCTGGTTAAAAGGGGTATATTATTTCATCTTAATTACTCATATTGTTCTAGCTGCTGTTATCGTCCCATTAGCACTAACAGCAGTGGCAAGAGCATGGAATGGGGAGAATGAACGCCATCGAAAATTGGCGAGATGGACAATGCCATTGTGGCTTTATGTAAGCTTAACTGGTGTACTAGTATATTTAATGATTTCTCCATATTATTAA
- a CDS encoding cytochrome C oxidase subunit IV family protein, which produces MGDNLSQPFAKSAMTEEEKRKTNAEQKKQVVSFALMIFLTILAFVAVASDVVPASFAVPFILILAVIQLFLQLLFFMHMKDKDHGWVNTFMVSGMVIAVITVAALMLLLGVTKY; this is translated from the coding sequence ATGGGAGATAACTTAAGTCAACCATTTGCAAAAAGTGCAATGACAGAGGAAGAAAAAAGAAAAACAAATGCAGAACAGAAAAAGCAAGTTGTTTCGTTTGCATTGATGATTTTCTTAACGATTCTCGCCTTTGTTGCTGTTGCGAGTGATGTTGTTCCTGCATCATTTGCTGTACCGTTTATATTAATTTTAGCGGTGATTCAACTGTTTCTTCAATTGCTTTTCTTTATGCATATGAAAGATAAAGACCATGGTTGGGTCAACACGTTTATGGTATCAGGCATGGTGATTGCCGTGATTACTGTTGCCGCGTTAATGTTACTTTTAGGAGTAACAAAATACTAA
- a CDS encoding cytochrome (ubi)quinol oxidase subunit III: MAGAIDHSKGLPPHPERATLEGKNKFLGFWFFLGGETVLFATFFGTYLGLKGGVGDGPTPQEIFALPLVFIMTMILLTSSLTSVLAMYAMKKNQFRKMMVWMIITVLLGLAFLGLEVYEFYEYYHHYGLGYSTSAFASAFYSLVGLHGAHVAFGLLWITTLLVRYRRSGITLTNAPKFYVASLYWHFIDVVWVFIFSVVYLMGIGG; encoded by the coding sequence ATGGCAGGTGCAATTGATCATTCAAAAGGGCTTCCTCCTCATCCAGAGAGAGCAACCCTTGAAGGTAAAAATAAGTTTTTAGGTTTTTGGTTTTTCCTTGGTGGAGAAACAGTCTTATTTGCGACATTCTTTGGAACTTATTTAGGATTAAAAGGCGGTGTTGGTGATGGACCAACCCCGCAAGAAATTTTCGCGTTGCCACTTGTTTTTATTATGACAATGATTTTATTAACAAGTAGTTTAACAAGTGTTCTTGCAATGTATGCGATGAAGAAAAACCAGTTTAGAAAAATGATGGTTTGGATGATTATTACTGTGTTACTAGGCCTTGCATTCTTAGGACTAGAGGTTTATGAGTTTTATGAGTATTACCACCACTATGGTTTAGGGTATTCTACTAGTGCGTTCGCTTCAGCGTTCTACTCATTAGTTGGACTTCATGGGGCTCACGTTGCGTTTGGATTACTTTGGATTACGACGTTGTTAGTTCGTTACAGACGTTCGGGAATTACCCTTACAAATGCGCCTAAATTCTATGTTGCAAGTTTGTACTGGCACTTTATTGACGTTGTTTGGGTATTCATCTTTAGTGTGGTTTATCTCATGGGAATAGGGGGCTAA